One window from the genome of Jeotgalibaca sp. MA1X17-3 encodes:
- a CDS encoding inositol monophosphatase family protein, whose translation MSEYKEMSVLVNEWVKEAGFMLRESLGDESINVSEKTNASDLVTDMDKGIEAFYVKKIREHFPEHKIFGEEGTYDEIDSLDGYIWIIDPIDGTLNYVKQESNFCSMIALFKDGEGVLAVIDDVLHEECYSGVKGEGVYCNDQRLEKASDHKVEEGLLAINTKMVMNVPSGVKELMDDALGIRLIGSAGLEMIQVLKNRVSAYITTPLATWDIAAGYMLAKELGLEFSRPDGSPIKLMEKNPIVIANQTAHKQIVDKFVN comes from the coding sequence ATGAGCGAATATAAAGAAATGAGTGTATTGGTAAACGAATGGGTAAAAGAAGCAGGCTTCATGTTACGTGAATCCTTGGGGGATGAATCAATAAACGTTTCAGAAAAAACGAATGCTAGCGATTTAGTTACGGATATGGATAAGGGGATTGAGGCCTTCTATGTAAAGAAAATCAGAGAACATTTTCCAGAACATAAAATATTTGGGGAAGAGGGAACTTATGATGAAATCGATAGTCTGGATGGATATATTTGGATTATCGATCCAATTGACGGAACTCTCAATTATGTAAAACAAGAAAGTAATTTTTGTTCGATGATTGCCCTTTTTAAAGATGGTGAAGGGGTCTTAGCGGTTATTGATGATGTTCTTCATGAAGAGTGTTACTCTGGTGTTAAAGGTGAAGGGGTATATTGCAACGATCAGCGATTAGAGAAGGCTTCAGACCATAAAGTAGAAGAAGGGCTCTTGGCGATTAATACTAAAATGGTTATGAATGTTCCGTCGGGTGTAAAAGAATTAATGGATGACGCTTTGGGAATCCGTTTGATAGGTTCAGCTGGTTTAGAAATGATTCAAGTCCTAAAAAATCGCGTATCTGCCTATATAACAACCCCGTTAGCCACGTGGGATATTGCTGCAGGTTACATGTTAGCAAAAGAATTAGGGTTAGAATTTTCAAGACCAGATGGTAGTCCAATTAAATTAATGGAAAAGAACCCCATCGTAATAGCTAATCAAACTGCGCACAAACAAATTGTAGATAAATTCGTCAATTAA